Proteins encoded together in one Ogataea parapolymorpha DL-1 chromosome III, whole genome shotgun sequence window:
- a CDS encoding tRNA pseudouridine synthase 1: protein MSEPINERTEEPDQVAEAYDDNEQGSRKDPSNKWLRTRKGDVIGDTAKRQRVLKKVQDTWVCFADRATGGELQSTLRILNEDGTPKYEDEERKPKKKVACYLSYCGTGYHGMQMNPPAKTIEGDLFDAFVKAGAISKNNSNDLKKSSFMRAARTDKGVHAAGNVISLKLIIEDPDLVEKINSYLPDQIRFWGYERVNKSFDCRKVCSSRIYEYLMPTYSFLPPKPSSPLAAQIIEAEREFPGTTRKDPEGEKFWEEVNVELEKAGITEDQMAQIREANREGIQLTVPLELADKKSREIMNAARKRYKISTEKLNLLRDALKIYLGPHNFHNFTNGKDYKDPSAIRFMKNITVSDPIVVNDQEWVSIKIHGQSFMLHQIRKMIAMATLVVRTGCPLARIEEAFGPEKVNIPKAPALGLLLEQPVYESYNAKLEKFGYNPLSFDKFAAEIDEFKRKHIYDKIYAEEERDNVFYGFFGFIDGFAGYDDQNGTPIFNFLTARGIRKEEPKKE, encoded by the exons ATGTCAGAGCCTATCAATGAACGTACTGAGGAACCTGATCAAGTTGCTGAAGCCTACGACGACAACGAACAGGGTAGCAGAAAAGACCCTAGTAACAAATGGCTCCGTACTCGGAAAGGAGACGTCATCGGTGACACAGCTAAGAGACAGAGAGTCCTCAAGAAAGTCCAGGACACGTGGGTATGTTTCGCGGACAGAGCTACTGGAGGTGAACTTCAGTCGACTTT ACGGATTTTGAATGAGGATGGTACCCCCAAATACGAGgatgaagaaagaaaacccaagaagaaggttGCATGTTATTTGAGCTACTGTGGAACGGGATACCACGGCATGCAGATGAACCCTCCTGCTAAGACCATTGAGGGTGATTTGTTTGACGCTTTTGTGAAAGCAGGGGCTATTTCCAAGAATAATTCCAAcgatctgaaaaagagcagtTTCATGAGAGCTGCACGTACCGACAAAGGTGTGcatgctgctggaaatgTGATTTCGCTGAAGCTTATTATTGAGGATCCAGATTTGGttgagaaaatcaacaGCTATCTTCCTGATCAAATCAGATTTTGGGGCTATGAGAGGGTGAATAAGTCTTTTGACTGTCGCAAGGTTTGTTCCTCAAGAATTTACGAGTACCTTATGCCAACATACTCATTCTtgcctccaaagccaaGTAGTCCCCTGGCAGCTCAAATAATCGAGGCGGAAAGGGAGTTCCCGggaacgacgagaaaaGACccagaaggagaaaaattCTGGGAGGAGGTGAAcgttgagcttgagaagGCCGGTATTACAGAAGACCAAATGGCGCAGATCAGAGAGGCAAATAGAGAAGGAATTCAACTGACTGTTCCGCTTGAACTTGCCGACAAAAAATCTAGAGAAATCATGAATGCAGCCCGCAAGCGGTATAAAATCTCAACCGAGAAGCTGAATCTACTAAGAGATGCTTTGAAAATCTACCTGGGACCGCATAATTTCCATAATTTCACTAATGGGAAGGATTACAAAGACCCTTCTGCCATCAGAttcatgaaaaatatcacTGTGAGCGATCCTATTGTGGTGAACGACCAGGAATGGGTGTCTATCAAGATACACGGACAGTCATTTATGCTCCACCAGATTCGTAAGATGATTGCCATGGCTACCCTTGTTGTGAGAACAGGCTGTCCGTTGGCCAGAATTGAGGAGGCTTTTGGACCCGAGAAGGTCAACATTCCTAAGGCGCCCGCTTTAGGACTTTTGCTCGAGCAGCCAGTGTATGAGAGCTACAATGCGAAGCTCGAGAAGTTTGGATATAACCCACTTTCTTTCGATAAGTTTGCCGCAGAAATCGATGAATTCAAACGCAAACATATCTACGATAAAATTTACGCAGAGGAGGAGCGCGACAACGTCTTTTACGGATTCTTTGGCTTTATCGATGGATTTGCTGGATACGACGATCAGAACGGCACTCCGATCTTTAATTTCCTGACTGCCAGAGGCATCCGAAAAGAGGAACCCAAAAAAGAATAA
- a CDS encoding 60S ribosome subunit biogenesis protein NIP7, protein MRPLTEEETKVVFEKLANYIGRNIAYLVDNKEDPHVFRLQKDRVYYVSDRIAKVATSVARPNLMSLGVCFGKFTKTGKFRLHITSLKYLAQYAKYKVWIKQNGEMPFLYGNHVLKAHVGKMSEDIPEHAGVIVFSMADVPLGFGVSAKSTIEAKNLQPTGIVVFRQGDIGEYLRDEDTLFT, encoded by the coding sequence ATGAGACCGCTCACCGAGGAAGAAACCAAGGTGGTTTTCGAAAAGCTGGCCAACTACATTGGCCGTAATATTGCATATCTTGTGGATAATAAAGAAGACCCTCATGTTTTCAGATTACAAAAAGATAGAGTCTATTACGTCAGTGATCGCATAGCGAAAGTTGCAACTTCTGTCGCAAGACCAAACCTCATGTCCCTTGGTGTGTGTTTTGGAAAGTTCACAAAAACTGGGAAATTTAGATTGCACATCACTTCCCTGAAATACCTGGCTCAATACGCAAAATACAAGGTCTGGATCAAGCAAAACGGAGAAATGCCATTCTTATACGGAAATCATGTCCTCAAAGCACACGTTGGAAAGATGAGCGAAGACATTCCAGAACATGCCGGAGTGATAGTTTTCTCTATGGCAGATGTGCCTCTAGGATTTGGTGTTAGCGCAAAGTCGACTATCGAAGCAAAGAACTTGCAACCAACAGGTATTGTGGTTTTCCGTCAAGGAGACATTGGAGAATATCTCAGGGACGAAGATACGTTGTTTACATAG
- a CDS encoding signal recognition particle subunit SRP72, translating into MSLSDLVSQLQIFSKSDSHRQVLDLGSKILSQEPTNVAAFKQCLVALINLDNYKTAREMLDKHSDLIAENRDILAVELAYIYYKLDDEKSLAELVAQGSTNRGLKHVLAQHYYRVGKNEKALEIYRELLNGTPPEEVLDLSVNERAVLSQMKVYSEDSTLQPVSAPHSNSYDQKFNSALILLRDGDYEASLELLREARQQCLVSLADYEEEEQLEELAPIDVEIAFLTQLLSGNDAAKPFYDEINVSKLKNQVLKVLITTNLASFQHQPSNAALLYKNLGFPQSLNKILDRLAIRQIRDLHRNEILLAYKAGKSVSKSAAKHEHQFPESLLPQALAAISKITEFDSKNLKSLGNEKLVFREAIRNPQKLGLCLFAAQLSASAGKPQNAARVLEAAVEADSPVLLRPAVACLLFAVYDKLDRENDKIKLLLSLYQHLISAELKTVDQLKLLKFVAFQMITFDEPKSQELFLKLQSAVSSDPLVSVVLGGEAETSLGNVDPLILEVDTDSLLEQGLQPLISKTSTTKTSKGITRVEKRKRNKPKKLPKDLSKKLDEERWLPMKDRSYYKPKKGKKGKDTQGGLVDQATEESLNIGSSSSTPAVGKKQASKKKKGKK; encoded by the coding sequence ATGTCGCTGTCGGATTTGGTCTCTCAATTGCAGATCTTTTCGAAGTCTGATTCCCACAGACAAGTCCTTGATCTGGGATCTAAGATATTGAGTCAAGAGCCTACCAATGTTGCCGCTTTCAAACAATGTTTGGTGGCCCTCATCAACCTTGACAATTACAAGACCGCCCGTGAAATGCTTGACAAACACAGTGACCTTATTGCTGAAAATCGTGACATCCTCGCCGTTGAACTGGCATACATCTACTACAAGCTAGATGACGAAAAGTCGCTGGCAGAGCTTGTGGCTCAGGGATCAACTAATCGCGGGCTAAAACATGTCTTAGCTCAACACTACTATCGTGTTGGTAAAAACGAGAAAGCGCTCGAAATATACAGAGAACTGTTGAATGGCACTCCACCAGAAGAAGTGCTGGATCTGAGTGTTAATGAACGCGCTGTGCTTTCGCAGATGAAAGTGTATTCTGAGGACAGCACCCTACAGCCAGTTTCCGCTCCACATTCCAACTCATACGATCAAAAGTTCAATTCGGCGCTAATTCTCCTAAGGGACGGCGATTATGAGGCCTCGTTGGAGCTTCTGCGAGAAGCCAGACAGCAGTGTTTGGTATCCCTTGCAGATtatgaagaagaggaacagctggaagaaCTTGCGCCTATAGACGTTGAAATTGCCTTTCTTACACAACTTTTGAGTGGTAACGATGCTGCTAAGCCATTTTACGACGAAATTAACGTGTCGAAGCTCAAGAACCAGGTCTTGAAAGTTCTCATCACCACCAATCTTGCTTCCTTCCAACATCAACCGTCTAATGCAGCTTTGTTGTACAAAAACCTTGGATTCCCCCAgtcgctcaacaaaatcCTTGATAGATTGGCGATAAGGCAAATAAGGGATCTACATCGCAATGAAATCTTGCTAGCATACAAGGCTGGAAAATCCGTTTCCAAGTCTGCAGCCAAGCACGAACATCAATTTCCAGAGTCTTTATTGCCACAGGCCCTGGCTGCCATATCTAAAATAACAGAGTTTGACTCGAAGAACCTCAAATCATTGGGCAATGAAAAACTGGTATTCAGAGAAGCGATAAGAAATCCACAGAAGCTGGGCTTGTGTTTGTTCGCCGCACAATTGAGTGCGAGTGCCGGAAAACCTCAGAATGCTGCTCGCGTTTTGGAGGCTGCGGTTGAAGCCGACTCGCCCGTGCTTCTCAGGCCAGCAGTTGCCTGTTTGCTTTTCGCAGTGTACGACAAGCTTGACAGAGAAAACGACAAAATTAAGCTTCTTCTTAGCCTGTATCAGCATTTAATTTCTgcagagctcaagaccGTCGACCAACTAAAACTATTGAAATTTGTGGCGTTCCAAATGATAACATTCGACGAGCCAAAGTCTCAAGAACTATTCCTAAAACTGCAGTCTGCGGTGTCTTCAGATCCCCTGGTCTCCGTGGTTTTGGGCGGAGAAGCTGAAACTAGCTTGGGCAACGTGGATCCACTGATTTTAGAAGTTGATACAGATTCGCTACTTGAACAAGGTCTCCAGCCTTTGATATCAAAAACATCTACCACCAAGACCAGTAAGGGAATCACTAGAGTGGAAAAACGAAAGCGAAACAAACCTAAAAAGCTTCCTAAGGATCTCTCCAAAAagttggacgaggaaagGTGGTTACCAATGAAGGATAGGTCTTACTACAAACCAAAAAAGGGCAAGAAGGGCAAGGACACCCAAGGAGGTCTCGTTGACCAAGCCACAGAGGAGTCCCTCAACATCGGTTCCAGCTCATCGACGCCTGCCGTAGGCAAAAAGCAGGccagcaagaagaagaaggggAAAAAATAG
- a CDS encoding Mitochondrial ATP-dependent RNA helicase of the DEAD-box family, whose product MLRSIQALPYSFRRAQCISGRRMFAYSAPWSASYAKSPAKSSGKPKISSSEEKAYKFGNGPALKSFDKEDLRGLSGLYERVHEFYELKLLPEVRSAMIEELKENTVLKSQNYMSPNRKKLSESELKGLVIRPTNIQKAAIKIINGNPKTPKLLNPYILAGETGSGKTWAYLAPLLHRLREFYIAEGFEQSNKPGIRSVILLPTHELVDQVFKTVEHTKNTLGTKVVLWDLDSNFKDFMDSYRQGIDVLVTTPGKLASLAKYDDIQNLRQLLKNVSFCVVDEADTLMDESFIEDTYDLLKKMNGLRHLVFVTATISSSLRKVVKSLFPDFVPITTPSLHKIPKAIEIRVIDAKPKPYNGSRLKALAQVLYAIHCDGTEPGYEKRVVVFVNEKKHAPILAQQLRERYKHDVESMTSDDTPEDRRRILEPFISPPQPLKDPSKPTLKVLICTDLMSRGINFRGVRNVVLYNIPNMTSDLVHRMGRTGRMNQSGRAFLILEDKSAPNTKGLAKVLRNNRRLA is encoded by the coding sequence ATGCTACGGTCAATCCAGGCGTTACCATACTCTTTCAGAAGAGCCCAGTGCATCTCCGGAAGGAGGATGTTTGCTTATTCTGCTCCGTGGTCTGCATCGTATGCGAAATCGCCAGCTAAGTCTTCTGGCAAGCCCAAGATAAGCTCGAGCGAGGAAAAAGCATATAAGTTTGGAAATGGCCCAGCCCTCAAAAGCTTCGACAAAGAGGATCTACGGGGTCTATCTGGACTCTACGAACGCGTGCATGAATTCTACGAACTCAAGTTACTTCCCGAAGTGAGGTCAGCAATGATAGAAGAGCTGAAAGAGAATACGGTTCTTAAGTCCCAGAACTACATGAgtccaaacaggaaaaaacTGTCGGAGTCTGAGCTGAAGGGCCTTGTGATACGACCTACTAACATCCAAAAAGCTGCTATCAAAATTATAAATGGCAACCCCAAAACCCCCAAGCTACTGAATCCTTACATTCTGGCTGGAGAAACGGGATCGGGGAAAACGTGGGCATACTTGGCACCACTTTTGCACAGATTGCGCGAGTTTTATATTGCAGAGGGCTTTGAGCAGTCCAATAAGCCGGGGATACGAAGTGTTATTTTGCTTCCAACCCACGAACTGGTTGACCAGGTCTTCAAAACCGTGGAACATACCAAAAATACCTTAGGCACGAAAGTGGTGCTGTGGGACTTGGACTCGAACTTCAAAGATTTTATGGATAGTTATAGACAAGGAATTGACGTTCTGGTGACCACACCAGGGAAACTGGCGTCTTTGGCAAAATATGATGATATTCAAAACCTCAGACagttgctgaaaaatgtcAGTTTTTGTGTGGTTGATGAGGCAGATACACTCATGGACGAATCTTTCATCGAGGATACTTATGACCTGCTTAAAAAAATGAACGGTCTGCGTCATTTGGTCTTCGTCACGGCTaccatctcctcctcgctgagAAAAGTGGTGAAGTCATTGTTCCCTGACTTTGTTCCAATCACCACTCCATCGCTCCACAAGATCCCTAAGGCAATTGAGATCCGTGTGATAGACGCCAAACCCAAACCATATAACGGGTCACGGCTTAAAGCACTGGCTCAAGTTCTTTACGCTATCCATTGTGATGGAACAGAGCCAGGTTATGAAAAAAGAGTTGTCGTCTTCGTTAACGAGAAAAAGCATGCTCCGATTTTAGCCCAGCAGCTCCGAGAGAGATACAAACATGATGTAGAGAGCATGACGTCAGACGACACACCTGAGGATCGAAGACGAATTCTAGAGCCTTTCATCAGTCCTCCCCAGCCACTTAAGGATCCTTCGAAGCCAACGCTTAAAGTGCTTATATGCACAGACCTGATGTCCAGGGGTATCAATTTCCGCGGTGTGCGTAACGTGGTACTGTACAATATTCCAAACATGACCTCGGACCTGGTCCATAGAATGGGACGGACAGGCAGAATGAACCAATCGGGAAGAGCGTTTTTGATTCTGGAAGATAAAAGCGCTCCTAATACCAAGGGACTTGCAAAGGTGTTGCGTAATAACAGACGTTTGGCGTAG
- a CDS encoding Spindle assembly checkpoint kinase, which translates to MADIAKSPFWPTKSPVRRSMDARSSVFNRLSLRKSTPMESLPRQLHKNWKISDFELGRKLGKGKFGKVYCVREIETGFVCALKVMDKRELLNYKVEKQFVREIEIQANVRHVNCLRLYGWFHDHKNVYLILEYAAEGELYKVLKSKRRFDDVTASYYTFQVASALSYLHKKHIVHRDLKPENILLHFNNQIKLSDFGWSVYAPGHSKRTTMCGTLDYLPPEMVEAKTHDEKVDVWALGILLYEFLVGRPPFEEQNSSTTYKRIAKVDLRIPSFVSPDAADLIRKLLKYEPEKRFRLSEIGKHPWILKNRLHWPSTFMSLENT; encoded by the coding sequence ATGGCGGATATTGCGAAAAGTCCTTTTTGGCCCACAAAGTCTCCAGTGCGCAGATCTATGGACGCTCGCAGCTCCGTATTCAACCGCCTGTCACTCCGCAAGTCGACCCCCATGGAATCTTTGCCCAGGCAGCTCCATAAGAATTGGAAGATCAGTGATTTCGAGCTCGGTCGTAAGCTGGGAAAAGGTAAGTTTGGTAAGGTCTACTGTGTGCGGGAGATCGAAACGGGGTTCGTGTGTGCATTGAAGGTCATGGACAAACGCGAATTGCTAAACTACAAGGTCGAGAAACAATTCGTCAGAGAAATCGAGATACAGGCAAACGTGCGCCACGTGAACTGTTTACGTTTGTACGGCTGGTTTCACGATCACAAAAACGTGTACCTGATTCTGGAATACGCGGCTGAGGGAGAGCTCTATAAAGTGCTCAAATCCAAACGGCGGTTTGATGACGTCACCGCGTCCTACTACACCTTCCAAGTCGCCAGTGCGCTCAGTTACTTACACAAAAAACATATCGTTCACAGAGACCTCAAACCGGAAAATATATTGCTTCATTTCAACAACCAGATCAAACTCTCGGATTTTGGGTGGAGCGTTTACGCTCCTGGGCATTCCAAAAGAACGACGATGTGCGGCACGTTGGATTACCTGCCACCAGAAATGGTGGAAGCCAAAACTCACGACGAAAAAGTGGATGTGTGGGCACTGGGTATCCTACTATATGAGTTTCTGGTTGGCAGGCCTCCATTTGAAGAGCAGAACTCAAGCACCACGTATAAACGCATCGCAAAAGTGGACCTTCGCATTCCGTCTTTTGTCTCACCAGATGCCGCCGACCTTATCCGCAAGTTGCTAAAGTACGAGCCAGAGAAACGCTTCAGACTCTCAGAAATTGGCAAACATCCTTGGATACTCAAAAATCGGCTCCATTGGCCATCTACCTTTATGAGTCTTGAAAATACTTAA
- a CDS encoding sorbitol utilization protein SOU1, whose product MVKSQLLDIGELPRPEPKLEGSPFQLFSLKGKVAVVTGASKGIGLAVAEAYASAGAKVALLFNRTPIDEIVKEFTDKYGVECRGYKCPVTDFHAVNDTVDKIVSDFGKLDIFVANAGVAWDKGEILSIEDDEEAINEWKKLFSVDVDAIHYCARAVGKYFKKQGSGSFIITSSMSAHIVNFPQLQAPYNAAKAAVTHYARSLAVEWAGFARVNTVSPGYVKTELVAQLPADLMNKWLGLIPLGRLALPKEIAGAYVFLASDAASYCTGTDILVDGGYCVA is encoded by the coding sequence ATGGTGAAATCACAATTGCTTGATATCGGCGAATTGCCAAGGCCAGAGCCTAAGCTCGAAGGATCTCCATTTCAGCTCTTCTCTCTCAAAGGCAAGGTGGCCGTTGTGACCGGTGCCTCGAAAGGCATTGGTTTGGCGGTCGCTGAAGCCTATGCCAGCGCAGGAGCCAAGGTGGCCCTTCTGTTCAATCGGACACCCattgacgagatcgtcaagGAATTCACTGATAAATACGGTGTGGAATGCCGCGGCTACAAATGTCCCGTGACTGATTTCCACGCGGTAAACGACACTGTCGACAAGATCGTTTCCGATTTTGGTAAGCTAGATATATTCGTGGCAAATGCAGGTGTAGCTTGGGATAAAGGCGAGATTTTGTCTATcgaggacgatgaggaggCCATCAATGAGTGGAAGAAACTGTTCAGCGTCGATGTTGATGCCATCCATTATTGCGCGAGAGCAGTTGGCAAGTATTTCAAGAAACAGGGATCTGGCTCGTTTATCATCACCTCCTCCATGTCCGCACACATTGTCAATTTCCCCCAACTGCAGGCCCCATACAACGCCGCCAAGGCTGCTGTCACACACTACGCTCGCAGTTTAGCTGTCGAATGGGCAGGTTTCGCAAGAGTTAACACTGTGTCTCCCGGATACGTCAAAACTGAGCTTGTGGCACAGCTCCCAGCAGACCTGATGAACAAATGGCTGGGACTGATCCCACTTGGTAGATTGGCTCTTCCGAAAGAGATTGCAGGCGCCTACGTCTTCCTTGCCAGTGACGCAGCCAGCTATTGCACAGGTACCGATATTTTAGTTGATGGAGGCTACTGTGTGGCTTAG
- a CDS encoding Alpha-ketoglutarate-dependent sulfonate dioxygenase, which yields MVVPLTVYSNSDIHFRKGEDTIRNGVYSISDENYKRLKYPAWTPTWDPKHQMAFTNPKPFRHTDRGYFGDPTFQNLLSGEKVQTRKLSPKLGTEVTGVQLSALTPRQKDDLALLVEQRGVVVFRDQDFKDQSFDFIKDWGRHFGPLHVHPTSGAPLGQPEFHITFRRGSKDEARKTFANKLNNISWHSDVTYETQPPGITLFGMLQTDVGGDTQFLDTVEAYERLSPTMKKLLDGLKVLHTSKDQAFNARQQGGIERKTPIDSIHPLVRYHPVLKKKCLFVNRGFSRRILGLKEEESQALLNFLFRHLDTCLDAHIRAQWDERTITIWDNRRLLHTATLDWDSDNLRHAFRLTTIAERPIGSEEEFNEWTEELEEEKIKRTEEDSLIPPYEYYERYYK from the coding sequence ATGGTCGTTCCACTCACTGTCTACAGCAACAGCGATATTCACTTCAGAAAGGGAGAAGACACCATCCGGAATGGCGTCTACTCTATCTCTGATGAGAACTACAAGCGTCTCAAGTATCCAGCCTGGACTCCTACTTGGGATCCAAAGCACCAAATGGCTTTCACGAACCCTAAGCCATTCAGACACACCGACAGAGGTTACTTTGGTGACCCTactttccaaaacttgCTCTCCGGCGAGAAAGTTCAAACCAGAAAGCTTAGTCCTAAGCTCGGAACCGAGGTCACTGGCGTGCAATTGAGTGCCCTTACCCCAAGACAAAAAGACGATCTAGCTTTGCTTGTGGAGCAAAGGGGTGTTGTTGTGTTCAGAGACCAAGACTTCAAGGACCAATCGTTCGACTTCATCAAAGACTGGGGCAGACATTTCGGTCCTTTGCATGTTCATCCTACCTCTGGAGCACCTCTGGGGCAGCCAGAGTTCCACATTACCTtcagaagaggaagcaAGGATGAGGCCAGAAAGACTTTTgccaacaagctgaacaacaTTTCGTGGCACTCTGACGTTACATACGAGACCCAGCCACCTGGAATCACTCTGTTTGGTATGTTGCAAACCGATGTTGGTGGAGACACTCAGTTCCTTGACACTGTTGAGGCCTACGAAAGACTCTCACCAACCatgaagaagctgttgGACGGCCTTAAGGTTCTTCACACATCGAAGGACCAGGCTTTCAATGCCAGACAACAGGGTGGTATTGAGAGAAAAACCCCAATTGACTCGATCCACCCACTGGTCAGATACCATCCTGTCCTGAAGAAAAAATGTCTGTTTGTGAACAGAGGCTTCTCCAGAAGAATCCTGGGTCTCAAAGAGGAGGAGAGTCAGGCCCTCCTGAACTTCCTGTTCAGACACCTGGACACCTGTTTGGACGCTCACATTCGTGCTCAATGGGATGAGAGAACTATCACCATTTGGGACAATCGTCGTCTGCTGCACACCGCCACCCTTGATTGGGATTCCGACAACCTGAGACATGCCTTCCGGTTGACCACCATTGCTGAGAGACCAATTGGCAGCGAGGAGGAATTCAATGAATGGACCGAGGaactggaggaggaaaaaattaagCGCACGGAGGAGGACAGTCTCATTCCACCATACGAATATTACGAGAGATACTACAAATAG